The genomic stretch TCTCCTGTAAGCTTACAGCAGAAAGCAAAGGACAATGTTATGATTCCAGTTGTTTTGGTTTGTACACCAGAAATTTCAGAAAACTATAGAATTTCCATTATAggcattatatacatttttgtaccTCAATTTTTAGGGGCTCAAATGTATTTGGACAAAGTTCACTCACAGTCAATTGACATCACCCAATACTGAGCTTTCCTTGCTTTAGCAGTATGTTTAGAGTCTTTATTAGGCCTGTCGCGATAATTAATCGAACAATTATATAAACAGGTCTATAATTATGGCGCCCTCAataaattgacatgtgcatgtgtgtttcatCTGCTCGTCTCCCTGttccacacaggctggatgacaagagggttcactcttaGTCTTTATTAAACAAAGAGCCAATTGCTCAACTACTATCGAGCCCCTAGAAACGGAGGTAAATGGTAAACACTTGCCTGTGAAACCTCGTAATTGTCCTAACCTCTCCTTCACCATGAAAACTAACTCATAACTAGAGTGAAAGAGGTCTCACACGGGACTTTTGTTTCCCATCAGGTGAACCACCTCACAGCAACTGCTTCTATAAAGAGTCAGTATCTCACCTGACGCACTGAGGGGGCCTTTTAAAAAGAGTAAGGAGCGTTATCTTGGCTCCTGAAAGACCTTGAGATTTGGTTTTGTTGGGAATTTGTGCAATGTAACTAAATTACATGTACTTGTGAATACTTTCTGGATGCAAGAATATTAGTTCTAGAGAAAACCAGGACATTTATTAGTGGATGCATGAATCACACACCTTTGTGAACAGATGGGTGCAAGAGTTTAAACGTTTCTACACGGTCACATTAAGTTCACCTGTAAAGTCTATTTTTGGTTCATCCTCAAATATCACTCAAAAGCCGGATATCTCTAACTTTTTTGTGTGAGTAATGTATGTCTGAGTGCGGCAACGTCTTCCAAATATAAAGCCCTGGTAAAGGACTCATCAACTATATAATATTTCcataattacagtatatattgccGGGCAGCAAGCAACGTTTAGCGTCATTGTAAGTACAAGAATTAAAGACTTTTCAACCAACCCGAAAGTGTTGTTTTTCACAGCAAATGGAACAGGAAACAATAGTAGTACGTTCCAAATAATGCTGAAATTAAGACGATCATTAATTAACGACCAAGCACCATCTTATTGACgcccacacacaaaataaaaccatcGTGCAGTCAACACCCTCGTACACGTTATTGTGTAAAATGAGTGTGTCTTAAACAGACATGGGCCAAATTACACCAACAATCGTAGAATCAGTCCGAGTGAATCGTAACATGGAAGCCATTTtacttagctagctagctagctcgctaggTCAGGATTAGTATCATGGCGACTTATACAATATGATTACGACTACACTTGATGTATTTGCATACATTTAAACTATATTGAAATACCTCTTCTTGCGGAAAGACGCACCGGGGCTCAGGTTACCAACCTGGTACCATAACCGCTGATGCTGATGTTGCTTTtggtgcttcttcttcttcgtcgtctTCGTCTTCTTCTGTTCTATTACTTTGGTATCAAACTTCAGTTAGTAGTTAACGCCCCCTCtggttaaaataaatacattcgaATTAccatatgtcgtttttttaacgACTGCCAAATTTATCTACTGATACTTAACATTATAAATTTTTCTTCTTTAGAAAATAAACGAACGGTGACGATGACGTCACCATCTTGGTTCGCCTGCTGTACCAGGCTTCAATCGATATTGATAGAAACTGATAGAAACAGACACATATGGTTTGGGTggctttgtgttttatttactttagtgaaaaacaaaatgtttatttacactCTCAgagcactacacacacacacacacacacaaggcctCAGGCCGTGGCAGGGcttgaatgacacttgaatggcATTCCCTGGATTCCCTGCAGAATCCTGCCCTGGGCAATTGCCCAAATGCCCCTTAGCTACAACCGCCACTGGCTACGGGGACCTTTTAGTTCCaggaactattcattcattcattttctataccgcttatcctgatgagggtcgcgggcgtgctggagcctatcccagctgtcttctggcgagaggcggggtccagcctggactagtcgccatccaatcccagggcacatatagacggacaaccattcacactcacacttggcaattaacctagcgtgtttttggaatgtgggaggaaaccggagtacccggagaaaacccacgcatgcacggggataacatgcaaactccacacagagatgcccgagggtggaatcaaactcaggtctcctagctgtgtggccactcGGCCATGCAGCCCTGTTCCAGGAAGTAGTTTCCAGGAATACAACACCAGGTGGCCTTGGTCTCTCGGATGACGACTTTCCTTGTTTTCCTACACCTCTCCTCCTACCTGCATGCTTGCACGTGAGTTCATGAGTTTTATCCGTGTAACCCATacctttgttgttgtatttcttctgttttttgcatgttattTTGTTTCGCCGGTAGCTTTGTTTGGTGGCTGGGGGCGGAGCAATGAGGCAGATGGGGAGGGGCAATGAATTCAATCATTCATCAGCAGATTATTCCTGATGGTTTCCCTGTCTTGTTCCTTGTCCCTTGTTTACAATGTCCTTCTTTATGGTACCTTCCATGAGTGGTTTTTCACAGATCCACTGGGATCTGACAATGCAACTATAATCATTCAAACCCAGGAAATTCATCATTGAACGAAGTTCACCACAGTCTTCACCTCCGAAGGCTCCATCAGGCTGACCCAAGGCCCATTCCAGCCTATGGGAAGAAAGCCAAACATTAACGGCAAAGACGTGTATGAGGTGACGCCATCTCCAACATCCTCTCTCACCGTCCAACTGGGACTACTGGGACTACAAGGTGTCATGTTACCGGTTTTTCTTCCCTTCTGGTTTccttgtctttgaatgtgtcttctgaatgacttatttttatgcttgaaaatgcttaattttgccccaaaatatgtaaaattttctttaaaaaaagcatttctTTGACTAATAATTGGCCCTAGTCCATCACAATACAATGAGGATTTATTGGGAAGGCACAACTGTAAATATATTGCTATAAAAGTATTTATCCAAGTTACTTTCTACACCAAAATGCAGCAGAGTTCAACAATAAATatcgtttgtttttttaagctcaCTTGTCTTTGACTGGCGTTCCATCCACCCACATCCATTTTCCCTCCTGATCCCTGTCAGACATTCCGATCCATGCTGCCTCGGCGAACCCGGTGAGAAAAGCCTGTCAAAGTTCAAAGATGACactcaaagacacacacacctatAAAACATTATATTGACTCAAATATTCTACTTTTCAAATGTAATGTATCTTCTATTTTCAATGCACAGCACTGTACTCAACAACCTTGGTAAAAAAATGACTAATTAtagtatatttaatatacacTCTTGTATACATTTAGGAAAAAATGCAAGACTTTTTGTACTGTTGGATCATCAGGAGGTTCTACGCTGAGCTTCAAAATGTAGAGTGAGACAAAAGAAATGGAGTCAGCAATTTATTGCAGAGCAgcattaaagtaaaataatctGTTAATCGCTGGTCAAAAGTTGAAGACCACAGTCAAAGATCTTGGATTGTGGATTCTATGTCATCAGGTATTTatactgtcatgatctcttgatggcaaaggcaaacatGCTTTCTCTCTTAGAACACGGTCGGATCGTTGAGTTTGGAAGCAGTAAAAAGCAAAATGCTTCCAGAAGAAAAGTAGCGACATttgtcttggtttaagtcactaataaagtcaaaagtaaGTCAAAGTAAGTCAGAAGTTCAAATTGGCTATCGTTTCCATGATACAGTATTGGGTTAAAATAGGATatttatgcaaaataaggcaaaaatgtTAGTTCATCAGAATATACAGTGTGTTTACAAGCAACCGGAAACTACAaagcagataattataagcagttGGTGGCAGACCCCCAGGGATGACCCTGCTGCTGAGTAGAAGAGACAAGCCAAAAAGTGTCATTCAGATACTGAATAAAGGGATCTTTGTTGTTTGAAGTGATACTTTACCTTGTTTTTCATAAGATATTACCTGATTTTTCTTATTTCTTGACAGATAAgtgcaaaatatttttgaacAAAAGTACCTATTATATCTATTACATAAATTAAATAGAGCACAGTTATCAATTGATTTTCAGTTAatcatatcaaaataaataaaatttagcCACTTTTAAGTTTTGTAGACCCGTGTAACCTGAGGGTTACAGGAATAAAATCCTATTTTCTGTCCATGCCCCTTTACTGACGTGTTAGCACGTAGGCTGCGGTTTTGCCATTGCGGAAAGCTACCTGTTCCTGTCTGTTGTTGATGATGACCAGATCAGCACCTCTCTGCAGACAGTCCAGTCGGCTGTCATCCCAGCTCTTCCTCCGGGAGGAAATGTAGTAACAGCTGAAGCTGAACAGGAGCCAGTCTTCCGGACAGCTTTCCCTCGTCTCACCTGGATGCAGATTCAAAAGTCACACAGAACTTTGGAGACCTTGGTCAATGAAAGTCACAACAGAAAAAAGCCAATGTCCGCTTCTGAAGACAACGAGTCAGTTGACATGCCATCATGTTAGCCTCATgtaatatcatattttatttcaGGTAAGAACACAATGACTAATTTGGGAGAACAGACGGAAGACGACATTTGAGACACAGATATGTTTTCATATACCTCCACCTTTAGGCGCTGCCTCGCTGTGATTCAGTCTCAGAGTGATGTTGAGAACTGCTTGAAGAACGAAGAGAATTCCAAAGGCCAGCAGAAACACATGGATATGTTTGGATTCTGTACAAGACACGCACATAAATACAGAATAATAACAACCCATGTAaataaattgacattttaaaagcacAGGACCCCAATACAGTGGATTGGTGGTGAAAATATCACCAAACTGGACTTGGACTCTAACATCAGTGACCATGGTATTGACTTAGACTTCAGTCTCATGACTTGAAAATAGATTTTCATTGActgtgttgagtaaaatgtgaCCCCATTCAACTAAAAGTATTCAACTAACATGATGGTTATTGTGGACATATTTTACCTTTGAATATGCTTCTATTGTTCAATCAGGTTGAAAAGCAACTACATGTGTCACATTGGTGTTACgaagacttgagacttgcaaaacactgaccCGCTTCCACCTCAGGTACCTGCTACACAATGCTTGCATCAATATATACGTGGTATACATCCACATAACCGGAAGAGCATCAGCTAAAAAGTCAACCAAAACAAGTTTAGAAAAACAGAAGACAATTCAAACGACAGGCTGTGTGGTTAGCATATGATGGACATACAGTCAGGAAATCTGGAAGATCCGAGTTTGAATTTCACAATCTCACATTTCCAGTAACCATCAGTGTCCTCTTCACTTTCATACCAAAATCATTCttgaacatgcacacaaaatattgttttttttcccccagcaaGCCCAGGCGTTAAGAAGTTATACAAAACCAAACCTACTTGGTGGAGTCGTTTCCGTTTTGTCGTCATGTTGATCTTTTGGAAATTGCTGATATTCACCAATTTCAACGCTGACTTGAGGACCGTGAGATGTAAACACGACAGCCATGTTTAGGCAGATGCAATGAGATGTGCTGGAGGTGGTGTAGTGGAGGAGGAACTACAAGTATTTCACCATATCCTTCCCGTCACAAGCCTACCTGGCTCATTCACTTGCTGTGTgtggggtctttttttttttaaatctcattgAGTAAGTATAATGGTATACTTGGACCGCCATAAGATGCTCTTGGATGGCTGTCTTGTCTTAACGGTTATTCATGTATGGACTTGGCCCTCCACCATTCCAGGTACTAAATACAGAGGAAAATGATCAAACGAGTAAATACTATTGTGCTAACCAGGCGTGGCAATAACATAAAGAGTAACCAAGTACACAGTACTCAAGAAAACGATGACTATTTTACCCTTTTGACAATTAATCTGATTAGCGCTTACTGTAAGTGGACTTGCGTTACACAGGCGTGAAGTACTATATTCTTGAATATCActtgatttgtattttttgtgaaatggatcAAATAGAGAACTGCATGAAAACATGTATTTCTTTAATAAaagacatttccaagtgatctaATTATgagcaatactgtacatataccgTATACACATTTGCATTCAAAATGATTCCACCCtcattgtacattttatttacaagaaCTACGTTTCTACACTTGAACATATCTAATTTtacaaatttgaaaaaaaatacagttcttTTAATGTACGGCCTGTGTGATGGGGGTCACTCAGGGGGAGGGGTGGGTGGAGGAAGTGGTGAGAATGGTCCAAAGTTTGGTTGCCAGGCAGCAGGAGGATAAGATGGATTATAGAACGATGGGGTGGAATAAGGAAGAAAGGCGAGCGGGGGTGGAGGGTGGGGCGGGTAAAggtagggagggggggggaaatGTGCGTGCTGAGGCGGTGGATGCGAGTGAGGAAATGGTGGTTGGACGTTCTGGCTCAAGGGCTGGTGACTGAAATGCGTCCCCGTTTGTCTTCCTGTTACACCATGGCGATGTGGCTTATGGTTTGTAGTTCCCTGAGCACAATTTTctgtgagaagaaaaaaagaaaagaaaaagaaaacatacaaCCATGTTAGGAACATTTACACGTTTTATAGTAccttgcatctttttttttttttaaatggtcctCTGCATATTATTCATAAGAGATATAATTTGATAGTACTAGTGGTGTCTGACAATCAATTCGATTCCAAAGCGTCTGATTGGATTATCAATTTCACTGTAGAATCATAAACATTGGGTGTGGCCAAGCCTCTGCTGagcatacatttttacagagaacgtctttgtttttattataaactgcatattttgatatatccatccatgtactttctatgcatccatccatccatccatccatccatgtactttctatgcatccatccatctatccatgtactttctatgcatccatccatctatccatgtactttctatgcatccatccattcatccatgtactttctatgcatacatccatccatgtactttctatgcatacatccatccatgtactttctatgcatacatccatgtactttctatgcatccatccatccatccatgtactttctatgcatccatccatgtactttttatgcatacatccatccattcatgtactttctatgcatccatccatccatccatgtactttctatgcatccatccatccatccatgtactttctatgcatacatccatccatgtactttctatgcatacatccatccatgtactttctatgcatacatccatgtactttctatgcatccatccatccatccatgtactttctatgcatccatccatgtactttttatgcatacatccatccattcatgtactttctatgcatccatccatccatccatgtactttctatgcatccatccatccatccatgtactttctatgcatccatccatccatccatgtactttctatgcatccatccatccatccatccatgtactttctatgcatccatccatccatccatccatgtactttctatgcatacatccatccatccatgtactttctatgcatccatccatccatgtactttctatgcatactacatccatccatccatgtactttctatgcatacatccatccatgtactttctatgcatccatccatccatccatgtactttctatgcatactacatccatccatccatgtactttctatgcatacatccatccatgtactttctatgcatccatccatccatgtactttctatgcatccatccatccatgtactttctatgcatacatccatccatccatccatgtactttctatgcatccatccatccatgtactttctatgcatccatccatccatgtactttctatgcatccatccatccatccatccatccatgtactttctatgcatccatccatccatccatgtactttctatgcatccatccatccatccatgtactttctatgcatccatccatccatgtactttctatgcatacatccatccatgtactttctatgcatacatccatccatgtactttctatgcatatatccatccatccatgtactttctatgccgcttgtcctcacaagggttgcaggggcatgctggagtctatcccagctgtcattggacTAGAGGTGGGgtggaccctggactggtggccagccaatgggtGGGCACAGCCATTCACACCCGCATTCATAACTATGAGTAATTTAGACTCTACTAACTACAAGGATTAATTATCTTTATGTGTACCTGTGTATTTGTTCTGCTTCTTTTTGGAGTTTTTCATTCTCTTAGCTTGCTGCTCCTTCTCGTCATCACTGTAGTCTAAAGCCTGGGGAGTAGAAAATCACGGTTTAGCTGTGTGACATCGGGCGGCTTCCTTCAGAAACACAAGCAACAGGAAGGTTACTGCAATCCCAAGAGGACCTTTGTGGTCATAGAGAACTTTCAAATAAATAGTGAACTCTTCCTGCTGTATCAGCTGTAACCACCAATAATAAGTAGGAGGGATATCCGGTAATATTGGCTCATCAGGAGAGAAAACAAGGACGTTCTTTTACACCTGAACCACTGCATGCAAGGGTGAAAATTGGCAAAAACATGCtgtattgatattatttttccgAAAAATACACCACATACACAACTCCACTGTTATTAAACTAAAATTACATGAGATTGAAATTTCAAGAATTGCAATAAAATCGGTCCACTTTAAGGGACTGACAAAGCACGCACGTAAAAGTTAGCAAGACTGGTTATAAAACCATCCTGGAAGATCTTTGCATGGGCATATGTGGAACTTGGTAAATAACTGTCCATAAGTGTAATGATTATATACATAACACTGAGGCTATATCTACTACATGTATTCATGGAGGACTGCCATAGCATTTTGAACCAAGCCCGTGGGACCACCACAAAAGTAATTAACAGTCATCGGAAAATGAGAACCATGGGTTGTCTtcattttttcacatgactgtatTCCAGGAAACCTATAGCAGTTTGCTAAGTTTGAGgtcatactttttttctttttttttttgtcaaatcagggTGGGATTTGCGCTTTTAAGCTTTTTATTATTCAACATTTGGTCACCAAAACCAAACCATTTGCTCAAACTCTATGACATCTTTAGCAGTGAATGCAGACGTTCCGATTGTATAGCAGACCTCTTCCGGTGGTTCTTGGTCATTCTTCCATGATGCATCTGAGCCCTTTAAACTGCATAAAAAAGATATTTTAGCATCAACATCTTGATCAAGTAGTGATGTGCGTATGCTTGTGTGAACTGAACTCACAGTTGAAGTTGTTGTATGAGTATGTATCCTGTGTACTCTTCCATATCTGGTGCATAGTAAACGGTCAAGCCAAGCGTCAGGCCCTTGTTGCTTAAATCCTCGGGAGAGTTAAAGCGCAAAACATAGAGGGGACTGGAAACGGgaccaaatatttcaaaaaccttggacacagaaaaaggaaaggcAAGTTACTTCCCTGCTGACATACTATTTAACAGTACAAAAGGTACAAAAGAAGGTTGAATAAGACCCTGTAATGGAGAATTTCAATACTAGTCTTGTATATAAATAAGGGAGTCAGTGTAACAAAGTCATGGAAAAGTGACACAATTCTTAAGATTCCAAAATGTAATTCCAATACCCCTCTCCCTGCACCTGAGTATGGAGGAGCAGCAACATTAGAGTAAAGTATAATTTGGTCTTCACCAGGATTGAAAATAACCACAATAGAAATCCAACAGGTTGGTGTTGGTAGCCAACCTTGCCCAAAGCGAGTCGATCGTCTCGAAAGATGATGCTGTCATCGGTCAAAGGGGGCGTGTCTCTCAAAGACTGGATTATTACTGCAGAGACATGCAGAGTGCATCAGGATTTAGGTGACAAAATACACAGCGGCATCTGTTATTATTACAGGGCTTACTTACCGAGCTGCTCTATAATGCTGGATACCGTTCCTATTGGGTTTAGGGTCACGCCCTCTGGTAATGACACCTTCAGCTCCTCCACTGCAGGCAGGTCCTGCTCACAAATATcaacattcacattttaaagGTGATAGTattgcaggggtgctcacactttttcagcatgcgagctacttttaaaatgaccgagtcaaaatgatctacccactacaaaaatgcaaaacatctatttattttcaaatgtattgaggattatttgtacgtacaatgtatgttgatgtaccttacataaccaaatgagccaatattgcaaaacacacataattaactattaacattttttgtaattacctgagtttactttgatgacttgcactgaattgaaccagccagggatgcatagtccggacagtagctgctgatagccagcctcaagcacacttccaaatgtttatcagtcatggataatatccgtatcataatatccgtataatattccatatccgtatggaagtcatatgttttttgcctttttacttggtccagtttttgcctttttacttggtccagtttttgcctttttacttggtccagctccttcactcattttagtgaccataaactttagcgagggcttaaaatctcgcaattcgccgactagcttagcactttgcatcgttgtttacgcatgagcggtgacctaaaggtcaaaattcagttgtcatctgactggttgtcctgtatgtcaatcaagcaacggggatggatgataggctgacatcgtaagttctgctgcacttagagacgttgtttgatttgattggtcgcccgaagggcaacattcagttgtcatctgaatggctgccctgtatatcaatcaagtgacggcattgatgctgggatgatatttttttaatgtcacgccgcgatcgaccagcgatcgaccagtaccacctccgcgatcgaccggtagctcgcgatcgacttaatgagcacccctgtagtATTGCATTCATATTTGAgtctgtgtctctctctcttttttttttttttttttccccaaacgcTCAACTAGGCCCGTCTCTCTttaccacacaggctggatgacaagaggagtcactctgcatgtgtctgtgCGCTTTGGTTCTACAGTGGAATGAACAGTAAGCTTTAACCATCGTGTAAAAAACTTCTACTAGTGAGTGGATACACTGGCATACATAGAGCGCTAGCAGCAAGTTAGCAAGTGAAtgctaatatgaatgaaggcacaaaagCAATGGTTTCTAAGCCGAATGCAGCAGAGTCTTCGTCCCGGCAGTCAACGCTTACCAAGGAGTTTGGTTGGCAAAGTAAATCTCGCAAAATGGTGCGCGCTCACAGAcagtgtcgctcgctacattAAAGAAGCGGTTGAAAAGCCACCATTTTGGGAAATGTTagaaatgtttgacagacagtaagAATTGCCTGAGAGAACATATATGTGATGTACGATTATTAGCTATTTATTATAGCGCTCACAAGAAACTTTATTAGCATGGGAATATGATAAATACTCATTTTTGATCTGAAACCACTATAAAATGAACCAatcaattaatacattttatttatttgtatagcgcttttcaagatactcaaagacactttacaaaagaatgaagttgaatagagagagagagagtaaacagaataaaagacacaccaaaatacaacattcattggttagtacacagttaaaaaagcggggctttcaatatttcaaattgATTTCGATAAAGGTTTATggttttaagtgtgcaggagtaaggggtaaaaagtttgggaaccactgaggGGGGTGAGACAAAAttgtgctgcactttggacacccctgccataagAGAGGGGGTACATTGTTGTATATTTGATATTGTTTCAGGTAACTGGAGTCAAAACACCAAAACTGACCTCAAGTAGAACTTCATCTTTGGTTTTGAAGACAGGTTGGCTTATACgctcatcatcgtcgtcattTTCAAAGACGGGGGCAGGTGACAAGGACGAGGACGACGAAGAGGAGCTgtcactaaaaacaaaaaataaatatcattaaATCTCAGCAGTCTAACTGAAGCGTACACTTTGGTACCTGTCTGTATCTTCAGAAGCGTTCCCATCAGCATCCTCCATCCTGCTCTCACTGACCAAGGACGGTACGGCTGACCCAGCAACTTCACATCCACTCGCCTCTGGATGTTCTGGTGTGTTTGACTCGGTATCTAAATCATCTTTTTGTGTAGTCACGTCCGTCTCGCTCATCTCTGGAGGTTTTGTCTCTTCCAACAGCTGCTCCATCTGAATGATTTCAACATGAGGTATTTTGCACagtattattttaattcatCTATTGGTTTAAGACATgtttaaagttttattttttacagctAGCTTGATGGCTTTTACTTGTCATACTGAACATATTACTTACGGAAAGACTGAAACGCGTAGCTCCTTGGAGTAATCTTGATTAACAAACTAGGTTGTGTCTCAATCAGTACAATTAAAAACGTATACTGCTTAGTATGTATACTAATTAGTACTTTTGACACAATTTTGACAGTGTAGTGCTCTCCCAAATCCATTACTGTCATTGTGCACTTACTGGAAATGATGGTGGTAATATTTACCGGCTTCACACTTAGTCTTTAGAGTACAGAAGTGCATTGCGACTATAAGTACTGCAAGACAAAATGCAGGGCGGCGCATCATCCATCATACTCGACTGTTGCACTCAAAACGCCCCAAATGGTCAGTGCACAGCAATGGCTccgaaaaacacaaaaaaaacaccaaaacagaCTGACCTCGAGTAAAACTTCATCTTTGGTTTTGAGGACAGGTTGGCTTACATgctcatcatcgtcgtcatcttCAAG from Doryrhamphus excisus isolate RoL2022-K1 chromosome 1, RoL_Dexc_1.0, whole genome shotgun sequence encodes the following:
- the LOC131135867 gene encoding CD209 antigen-like protein E, whose translation is MAVVFTSHGPQVSVEIGEYQQFPKDQHDDKTETTPPKSKHIHVFLLAFGILFVLQAVLNITLRLNHSEAAPKGGGETRESCPEDWLLFSFSCYYISSRRKSWDDSRLDCLQRGADLVIINNRQEQAFLTGFAEAAWIGMSDRDQEGKWMWVDGTPVKDKLEWALGQPDGAFGGEDCGELRSMMNFLGLNDYSCIVRSQWICEKPLMEGTIKKDIVNKGQGTRQGNHQE